From the genome of Eucalyptus grandis isolate ANBG69807.140 chromosome 2, ASM1654582v1, whole genome shotgun sequence, one region includes:
- the LOC104448452 gene encoding probable disease resistance protein At4g27220, protein MGGVGKTAILRHVYISLLDFLPSYVFWIAVPQDFSVYALQEEIANAVGLDNLSNEKDAKRRAGLLYGHLNAKKACILILDGLWKPFEVKDVGIPVETGKLKLIVTTRSPDVCRMMLCQKQIKIELLDMEDSWRLFLKKLCFAGELPREVEQIARSLLDRCCGLPLGIIEIATRMRGVKKEREWRDMLGNLEESRMELDVFKRLQLSYLNLGDEQVQQCFLHSMLCSGNLLSEADREYLIESFIEEGLLGGSATRQGLYDQGNDILDKIEGAGLLDPEKGHRYLHPLTRDMALHVVRSTTHMVKAYMGLKEIPEEVFWTDRLEKVFLQGNKIEEMPYNVSPNCPKLTRLSLYDNSTLGDIHESFFRHLKGLTVLDLGRTGITKLPDSISQLESLEALLLQSCFALRFIPYVGKLGSLRKLDLKGCESLEEVPEGMEMLANLRYLALDGTEIETLPEGVSGKLVNLQYLAIRKLRAGEEVKLPKVEELHCSVSNVEMFNACVGSLERNSSQRYRLVMGAPENFSLWCGRKTERSLLIDSCDHIAASIDGTSGDGCALLPESVQSLELSGCHEMKRVMEWEWLTTLLPNLKEIITKSCENLEEIIHGPLPSGATWRLTYLEVNCCNNMKRALLTQDMVLHLPFLQEILVKDCKGIEVIMGTVAKMTHFSFPKLMNLGLCNLPELKSICDGTTRCNSLQLISIDNCPKLKGIPLQLPVLDNGLPSPPPSLQEIRINRQTWESLEWDHPLACSTLEHFIKFLD, encoded by the exons ATGGGTGGAGTGGGCAAGACGGCCATTTTGAGGCATGTCTATATCAGTCTCCTTGATTTTCTTCCGTCATATGTATTCTGGATTGCTGTACCTCAGGATTTTAGTGTTTATGCGCTACAAGAAGAGATTGCCAATGCGGTTGGACtagacaatctttcaaatgaGAAGGACGCGAAGAGAAGGGCGGGCCTATTGTATGGACATCTGAATGCAAAGAAGGCATGCATCCTAATTTTAGATGGCCTTTGGAAGCCCTTTGAAGTTAAGGATGTGGGTATTCCAGTTGAAACGGGCAAACTAAAGTTGATAGTGACAACTCGATCACCAGATGTGTGTCGTATGATGCTCTGtcaaaagcaaattaagatAGAGCTTCTCGATATGGAAGATTCTTGGAGGTTATTTTTAAAGAAGCTTTGCTTTGCGGGAGAACTCCCTCGGGAAGTTGAACAAATTGCAAGGTCTCTTCTTGATAGGTGTTGTGGTCTGCCACTTGGGATCATTGAGATTGCAACTCGCATGAGAGGGGTAAAGAAAGAGCGTGAGTGGAGAGACATGTTGGGAAATTTAGAAGAGTCCAGGATGGAGCTTGACGTGTTCAAGCGTCTGCAGCTCAGTTACTTGAACTTGGGTGATGAACAAGTGCAACAGTGTTTCCTGCATTCAATGCTTTGTTCTGGAAATCTCCTTTCAGAAGCTGACAGAGAGTATTTGATAGAGTCTTTTATAGAAGAAGGTTTGTTAGGTGGAAGTGCCACCAGGCAAGGACTGTACGATCAGGGTAACGATATATTGGATAAAATAGAAGGGGCCGGCCTGTTGGATCCTGAAAAAGGGCATCGGTATCTACACCCGTTGACAAGGGACATGGCATTGCATGTAGTGCGGAGCACAACACACATGGTTAAGGCCTATATGGGGTTGAAAGAAATACCGGAGGAAGTATTCTGGACTGATCGTCTAGAGAAAGTCTTTTTACAAGgcaacaaaatagaagaaatgcCATACAACGTATCACCAAATTGCCCTAAACTGACGCGGCTGTCTTTGTATGACAATTCGACCTTGGGAGACATCCATGAATCTTTCTTCAGACATCTAAAGGGGCTGACGGTTCTAGATCTGGGCCGCACTGGAATCACGAAATTACCGGACTCCATCTCCCAGTTGGAGAGCTTGGAAGCACTGTTACTGCAAAGTTGTTTCGCATTACGCTTTATTCCTTATGTTGGAAAGTTGGGATCCCTAAGAAAGTTGGACCTCAAAGGGTGTGAAAGTCTTGAAGAAGTGCCAGAGGGCATGGAGATGTTGGCAAACCTGAGGTACCTCGCCCTAGATGGCACAGAGATAGAGACATTACCGGAGGGAGTGTCAGGGAAGCTGGTGAACTTGCAATATCTCGCGATTAGAAAGCTAAGGGCAGGAGAAGAGGTAAAATTACCGAAGGTGGAGGAACTTCATTGTTCTGTTTCCAATGTGGAAATGTTCAATGCATGTGTGGGGTCTCTCGAGCGAAATAGTAGCCAACGGTACAGGCTCGTGATGGGTGCACCAGAAAATTTCAGCCTTTGGTGTGGGAGGAAGACTGAGAGGTCTTTACTCATTGATAGTTGCGACCATATCGCTGCGAGTATAGATGGAACAAGTGGTGATGGCTGCGCTCTGCTTCCAGAAAGTGTGCAATCATTGGAATTGTCCGGGTGTCATGAAATGAAGAGAGTGATGGAATGGGAGTGGCTGACCACTCTCCTTCCAAATCTGAAGGAGATTATAACAAAGAGTTGTGAGAACTTAGAGGAGATAATACATGGCCCATTGCCAAGCGGAGCCACTTGGCGCCTTACATATCTTGAAGTAAATTGTTGCAACAACATGAAGAGGGCGCTGCTGACGCAAGACATGGTGCTCCACCTCCCTTTCCTCCAAGAGATATTAGTCAAAGACTGCAAGGGCATAGAGGTGATAATGGGCACTGTTGCCAAAATGACGCACTTTTCCTTCCCGAAGTTAATGAACCTTGGTCTATGTAATCTTCCGGAGCTGAAGAGCATATGCGATGGGACCACGAGATGCAATTCCCTCCAGTTGATATCTATTGACAATTGTCCAAAACTGAAGGGGATTCCTCTGCAGCTGCCTGTGCTTGACAATGGGCTCCCttctcctcccccttctctTCAAGAGATTCGGATAAATCGGCAGACGTGGGAGTCACTGGAGTGGGATCATCCCCTTGCCTGTTCTACACTTGAACACTTCATCAAGTTTCTTG ACTGA